In Columba livia isolate bColLiv1 breed racing homer chromosome 28, bColLiv1.pat.W.v2, whole genome shotgun sequence, the genomic stretch AGGGCCATCGGGGTCGTGCCCGTGACCCCgtttggggacacggggcccccttgtccccccatcccgccccgtgtccccccccgttTCCCCCCCCCGCGACGTCAGAGGTGACTCAGCCCCACCCGGCCCTTCAAAAGCGGCGCAGGCGGCGCAGCCCCACAGCGCCCGACGCCATGGCCGCCCGCCGCctgctcctcatcctcctcgGCGCCGCCGGTGAGTCCCCCGCACGCCTGGGTCCtgccccgaacgcctgggtcctgCCCTGAACACCTGTGTCCCCTGCCCAGAcgcctgtgtcccctccccggACACCTCTGTCCCTCCCCAAACACCTGGGTTccctccccggacgcctgggtccttctCCAGGTCCCCCTCTGAATGCCTGGGACCCCTCTGGGGACACCTCTGTCCCTTtcccgaacacctgggtccctctccaGGTGCCCttccccggactcctgggtccctggtgACACTTTTAGGCCGCCTCCCTGGACACCTAGGTCCAcacccgaacgcctgggtcccctccccggatgcctgggtccctgccCACGCATCCTGTCCCCTGTGGGGACACCTGAGTCCCCTCCCGAGtcacctgggtccctctccatgtcccctcccagccACCTGGATCTCTGGTGACACTTTTGGGTCCCCTCCCTGGACTCCTTGGTCCCTCTCCATGTCCcttccccggacgcctgggtcccctccccatCAGGGGCTCCCacgtgggggtgtccccactTGTCCCCCTCCGGGGGGTGTCCCCGCTgaccccctgtgtctgtgtccccccGGGTGACAGTGGTGGCCCCGGAGCATCCCCTGCAGGTGGCACAGGAGacgctggagctggagctggagctggagcagcagcatgtGGAGCAGCGTGAggacgggggacacggggggacatgggggacacggggggacatgaggacactgaggctggagatgggGGGGACATCTTGGAGTGGGGACATGgatggggggacaaggggacagcaagggttggggacaggggacacggatggggaggggacacagggtgggggtgacatggggacatgaaCTGGGGGAGGACATGAGGACACTAAGGTTGGGGGGGACATCTTGGAATGGGGACACAgatgggggacacagggtggggggtgacatggggacatgggtggGGGGACTTGAATggagggggggacacggggctgggACAGCGGGGttgggacaggggacactgagACACGGGGCGGGGGGACAAACGGGGTGTCCACAAAGTGACAAGTGGGGACACCCCGACCCCCCCgcagtgctgcagcaggagcaggacccGCCGCTCCCCCCCCACATCCTGGTGGCCGCCGGCGCCACGCGCCCCCCGCTGTCCCTTCCGGGCTGGGGCAGCGCCCTGGACGGGTTCCCCCCGGCCTGGCCCGAGGCGCCCGCGGTCACCCAGCACTGTCACCGGctgcccgccgcccccccggcgcccccgctgccccccagctcctTCGCGCACCTGCGGCGCCAGGCGGCGGCCCTGGCCGCGCTGCACCCGCGCATCAGCGCCTGCTGCCAGCTGCGCCAACCGCTGCCCTGCGCGCGGCGCGCGGTGAGTGCCGGGGCCGGGGACGCGggcagggagggacccaggcgtccgggcacTGGGGAGGGATTCAGGACAAGGAGGgtcccaggcgtccgggagggacccaggagtccggggacTGGGGAGGGATCTGGgacaaggagggacccaggcgtccgggagggacccaggcgtccggggactGGGGAGGGATTCGggacgaggagggacccaggcatccgggagggacccaggtgtcctggGACTGGGGAGGGATTCGGGACGAGGAGGgtcccaggcgtccgggagggacccaggtgtccggggacTGGGGAGGGATCTGGgacaaggagggacccaggtggcCGGGATGGGCTTGGGTGACAAGGAGGGACCCAAGtgtctgggagggacccaggtgacAATGGGGGACCCAGCCTTTTGGGAAGGTGTCCCAGGGGGACACATGGGGTGCAGGAGGGACCCGGGTGTCCATGGAGGGGACCCAAGTGTTTAGGAGGGACGCCAGTGTCCGAGCAGGGGACCCAGgtaatgaggagggacccaggaattcGGGAAGGTGACCCTGGTGTCCAGACTAGAACCCCAGTAtttggggagggacccaggcgtccgggcgggCCGCAGGCGCCGCGGGGGGTTGGTGACACGCGGCGTTGGTGACGGTTGTGTCCCCGTCCCGCAGTGGTTGGACGTGCTGGACGATTTCTGCGCCGACGAGTTCGGGGTGAAGACGCGGCAGTTCCACTGCTGCCGGCAGGACGGGGCCGCCCGGCGCCGCTGCTTCGCGCGGGGCCCCGACGCCGTGGCCGCCGCGGCCGCCGACGACCCCCCGACCGCCGTCGTCACCGACTGGGACGTCCCCACGCCGCCCTTCCCCCCCGGGGAGCCCACGGCCGCCAACTGGGGGAACATCTGCGGGTTTTCGGGGCTGCGGCGCAGCCTCCCCGGCCCCTCCGGCCCCCGCGGGCGCATGAGCCTGCGCCTGGAGCGCGAGTTCGGCCGCTGCTGCCGCAACCAGAGCCTGGACTGCGCCCGCCGCGCCGTGAGTGACGCGGGGGGacggggggcagggagggacccaggcgtccggggagaAACATGTGTTGTTTGGATTGGGACCCATgggtttgggagggacccaggcgtccgggagggacccaggcgtccagagAGGGACACAGgtgtttgggagggacccaggcgtctgggagGAGCTCAAGTGACAAAGAGGGAGCCAGGTGTCCGGGGAGGGGACCCATGTTTTTGGGTGGGACCCAGATGTCCTGAGAATGACCCCAGGTGATCAGGGAGGGATCCAGGTGacaaagagggacccaggcatccggggagGGACACAGGCGTCCGGGGTgggacccaggtgtcctggGAATGACCTGGGTGCccaggaagggacccaggcatccggggagGGGACCATTGATTTTGGGAAGGAGTCAGGCATCCGGGGAgggaacccaggcgtccggggagggacccaggtgtcctggGAATGACTCAGGGGTGCACCCAGGGggggaacccaggcgtccgggggataacccaggtgtccgggcggggggacccaggcgtccggggggaaCCCAGGCGTGCGGGCTGACCCTGTTCCCCCGCAGTGGCAGAAGGGGCTGGAGCGGTTCTGCCGGGAGGAGGCTGCGGTGAAGACGGGGCAGCACCGGTGCTGCCAGCGcctgggggggtcccggggccGCTGCttcgccgccgccgccccccacCCCAACTACGACCGGGAGCTGTACAACGTGAGCctggcccggcccggccccgcgctgcTGCGCTCGCTCTGCGCCCCCACCCGCCTCGTCACCAAGAGGTGGGtgcccccccccaaaaaccgCAAACAATaacaccccccaaaaacaccccctgagggacccaggcgtccgggagggctTGGGCACGTGAGGGCGCCCCCCAGTGGCTGTGGGGGACGCTACGcaggagagggacccaggagtgcggggggGGTTGAcctccccccccaa encodes the following:
- the ECM1 gene encoding extracellular matrix protein 1; its protein translation is MAARRLLLILLGAAVVAPEHPLQVAQETLELELELEQQHVEQLLQQEQDPPLPPHILVAAGATRPPLSLPGWGSALDGFPPAWPEAPAVTQHCHRLPAAPPAPPLPPSSFAHLRRQAAALAALHPRISACCQLRQPLPCARRAWLDVLDDFCADEFGVKTRQFHCCRQDGAARRRCFARGPDAVAAAAADDPPTAVVTDWDVPTPPFPPGEPTAANWGNICGFSGLRRSLPGPSGPRGRMSLRLEREFGRCCRNQSLDCARRAWQKGLERFCREEAAVKTGQHRCCQRLGGSRGRCFAAAAPHPNYDRELYNVSLARPGPALLRSLCAPTRLVTKRRPVPELLGAVTSACCPVSPEQQSTCAQDQLSQAIAALCASPWRDPRGCCSRGGPARRRCFDSSYLAQVTLGAAVPPPPPGLDP